One segment of Triticum aestivum cultivar Chinese Spring chromosome 2A, IWGSC CS RefSeq v2.1, whole genome shotgun sequence DNA contains the following:
- the LOC123188236 gene encoding protein STRUBBELIG-RECEPTOR FAMILY 3 isoform X1, whose amino-acid sequence MDARAAMRRSVRVAPPPLASRAAVLLLLLLLSALPLSLTYTYEQDVFAINGLYTALGSPSLPGWVTNGGDPCVENWQGVGCAASNITAITLSGISLGGQLGNTLANFTSIITLELSNNNIGGTIPDNLPVTLQRFFLSGNQLSGSLPSTLSTLTLLTDMSLSSNRLSGDIPDVFSALTGLINLDFSSNNLTGPLPPSMGNLKALTTLHIQDNQISGTLNVLQDLPLKDLNIQNNLFSGPVPTKLFNVPNFQRDGNPFNTSIAPSPLPAAPAPSPSLSPSTGHVPSKEPTKSPDVTNGSSPASGKHTIWTVKFVGYILVGVVSAVVIVLMVMFCVSKHKERKSKKDVHPKSKIGREPQRLGEPKIKEVPEIKEHLVKPTNTVGKAASNVVSNTSEELKVNASMNATNVAYNAKEKEATLYSPMRAIPGVITKKQKEHVIDMEKSDDFVEEPLRLPQSVAPRTEKATVSPSVRTKKGRVPSLGKIDLRTTVKSFSVASLQQYTNSFSEENLIRDSRFGKVYLAELPDGEILEVLKIDIDNSRVPVDVFLELVVNISELSHPNILALVGYCAEFEQRLLVYEHCSKMTLHDELHYVDEPSNALSWNARLQVAVEAAKALQYLHDGRQPPLVHQNFEPSVVLLNSTLAVQISECGLASLSQLSGSLHALFHYEAPEVHESRSFSDRSDVYSFGVVMLELLTGREPYDSSRPRAEQHLVRWASTQLYDIDAISKMVDPLIRGQCSEKALSRFADVIGSCIQPEPEFRPPMSEVVQALTRMVSDAAKASM is encoded by the exons ATGGATGCGCGTGCGGCGATGAGACGCTCGGTGCGCGTGGCGCCGCCGCCCCTGGCTTCTCGCGCCGccgttctgctgctgctgctgctgctctcggcGCTGCCGCTCTCGCTGACCTACACTTACGAGCAAGACG TGTTCGCGATAAATGGCCTGTACACGGCGCTTGGATCCCCGTCTTTGCCTGGATGGGTTACGAATGGCGGCGACCCTTGCGTCGAAAACTGGCAGGGCGTTGGATGCGCGGCATCGAATATCACCGCCAT AACTCTCAGTGGTATAAGTTTGGGTGGACAGCTAGGGAATACACTTGCGAATTTCACATCGATAATCACCTT AGAACTTAGCAACAACAATATTGGTGGAACCATACCTGATAATCTACCGGTCACACTTCAGCGCTT TTTCCTCTCAGGAAACCAGCTAAGTGGGAGCCTTCCAAGTACATTGTCGACGCTTACACTTTTGACAGACAT GTCCCTCAGCAGCAATCGTTTGTCTGGGGACATACCAGATGTATTTTCAGCACTCACTGGACTTATAAATTT AGATTTTTCTTCCAACAACTTGACTGGCCCATTACCGCCTTCGATGGGAAACTTAAAAGCATTGACTACCCT GCATATTCAAGACAATCAAATATCTGGGACCCTGAATGTCCTGCAAGATCTCCCTCTGAAAGATTT GAATATACAGAATAATCTTTTCTCTGGTCCTGTGCCAACGAAGTTATTCAATGTCCCAAACTTTCA GAGggatggcaacccatttaatactAGCATAGCTCCATCTCCACTGCCTGCTGCACCAGCACCATCTCCATCACTATCACCTTCAACAGGGCATGTCCCCTCAAAAGAACCTACAAAGTCGCCTGATGTGACAAATGGAAGTTCTCCAGCATCAGGAAAACATACTATTTGGACAGTCAAGTTCGTTGGATACATTCTTGTTGGGGTGGTATCAGCAGTGGTTATTGTGTTAATGGTAATGTTTTGTGTATCCAAGCACAAAGAAAGGAAGTCAAAGAAAGATGTGCATCCGAAAAGCAAGATAGGAAGGGAACCTCAGAGGCTTGGAGAGCCTAAAATCAAGGAAGTGCCGGAAATAAAGGAACATTTGGTAAAACCTACGAATACTGTAGGGAAAG CAGCTTCAAATGTGGTTTCTAATACAAGTGAGGAGCTGAAAGTCAATGCATCGATGAATG CTACTAATGTTGCTTATAACGCAAAGGAAAAGGAGGCTACATTATATTCGCCGATGAGAG CTATTCCTGGGGTGATCACGAAGAAACAAAAGGAGCATGTTATTGATATGGAAAAATCTGATGATTTTGTGGAAGAACCACTGCGTCTTCCGCAGTCTGTTGCGCCGCGTACTGAAAAAGCCACTGTCAGTCCCAGTGTTCGTACTAAAAAGGGGAGAGTACCTTCACTCGGGAAGATAGATCTTAGAACTACTGTCAAGTCCTTCTCTGTTGCATCCCTTCAACAATATACCAACAGTTTCAGTGAAGAAAATTTGATAAGAGATAGCAGGTTTGGTAAAGTATATCTGGCGGAACTTCCTGATGGAGAG attttagaagttttgaagaTTGACATTGATAACTCAAGAGTACCAGTTGATGTCTTTCTAGAACTAGTTGTGAACATTTCAGAACTAAGTCATCCTAATATACTTGCGCTTGTGGGATACTGTGCGGAGTTTGAGCAGCGGCTACTTGTCTACGAGCATTGTAGTAAGATGACTCTACATGACGAACTCCATTATGTTGATGAACCCAGCAACGCATTGTCATGGAATGCTCGTCTCCAAGTTGCTGTGGAAGCAGCAAAGGCATTACA ATATCTTCATGATGGCCGTCAACCACCACTTGTACATCAAAATTTTGAACCATCTGTTGTTCTCCTTAATAGCACTTTGGCAGTCCAAATTTCCGAGTGTGGACTTGCATCGCTGTCTCAG TTATCTGGCAGTTTGCATGCCTTGTTCCATTATGAAGCCCCAGAAGTGCATGAATCCAGATCATTCAGTGATCGAAGCGACGTTTACAGCTTTGGCGTCGTTATGTTGGAACTTCTAACAGGACGTGAACCTTATGACAG TTCCCGTCCACGTGCTGAGCAACATCTGGTGCGATGGGCCTCTACTCAGCTTTATGATATTGATGCCATATCAAAGATGGTAGATCCTTTGATTAGAGGACAATGTTCTGAAAAGGCTTTGTCGCGTTTCGCTGATGTCATTGGCAGCTGTATTCAG CCTGAGCCAGAATTCAGGCCACCAATGTCCGAAGTTGTCCAAGCCCTAACTCGTATGGTCAGCGACGCGGCAAAGGCTTCCATGTAA
- the LOC123188236 gene encoding protein STRUBBELIG-RECEPTOR FAMILY 3 isoform X2 — MDARAAMRRSVRVAPPPLASRAAVLLLLLLLSALPLSLTYTYEQDVFAINGLYTALGSPSLPGWVTNGGDPCVENWQGVGCAASNITAITLSGISLGGQLGNTLANFTSIITLELSNNNIGGTIPDNLPVTLQRFFLSGNQLSGSLPSTLSTLTLLTDMSLSSNRLSGDIPDVFSALTGLINLDFSSNNLTGPLPPSMGNLKALTTLHIQDNQISGTLNVLQDLPLKDLNIQNNLFSGPVPTKLFNVPNFQRDGNPFNTSIAPSPLPAAPAPSPSLSPSTGHVPSKEPTKSPDVTNGSSPASGKHTIWTVKFVGYILVGVVSAVVIVLMVMFCVSKHKERKSKKDVHPKSKIGREPQRLGEPKIKEVPEIKEHLVKPTNTVGKASNVVSNTSEELKVNASMNATNVAYNAKEKEATLYSPMRAIPGVITKKQKEHVIDMEKSDDFVEEPLRLPQSVAPRTEKATVSPSVRTKKGRVPSLGKIDLRTTVKSFSVASLQQYTNSFSEENLIRDSRFGKVYLAELPDGEILEVLKIDIDNSRVPVDVFLELVVNISELSHPNILALVGYCAEFEQRLLVYEHCSKMTLHDELHYVDEPSNALSWNARLQVAVEAAKALQYLHDGRQPPLVHQNFEPSVVLLNSTLAVQISECGLASLSQLSGSLHALFHYEAPEVHESRSFSDRSDVYSFGVVMLELLTGREPYDSSRPRAEQHLVRWASTQLYDIDAISKMVDPLIRGQCSEKALSRFADVIGSCIQPEPEFRPPMSEVVQALTRMVSDAAKASM, encoded by the exons ATGGATGCGCGTGCGGCGATGAGACGCTCGGTGCGCGTGGCGCCGCCGCCCCTGGCTTCTCGCGCCGccgttctgctgctgctgctgctgctctcggcGCTGCCGCTCTCGCTGACCTACACTTACGAGCAAGACG TGTTCGCGATAAATGGCCTGTACACGGCGCTTGGATCCCCGTCTTTGCCTGGATGGGTTACGAATGGCGGCGACCCTTGCGTCGAAAACTGGCAGGGCGTTGGATGCGCGGCATCGAATATCACCGCCAT AACTCTCAGTGGTATAAGTTTGGGTGGACAGCTAGGGAATACACTTGCGAATTTCACATCGATAATCACCTT AGAACTTAGCAACAACAATATTGGTGGAACCATACCTGATAATCTACCGGTCACACTTCAGCGCTT TTTCCTCTCAGGAAACCAGCTAAGTGGGAGCCTTCCAAGTACATTGTCGACGCTTACACTTTTGACAGACAT GTCCCTCAGCAGCAATCGTTTGTCTGGGGACATACCAGATGTATTTTCAGCACTCACTGGACTTATAAATTT AGATTTTTCTTCCAACAACTTGACTGGCCCATTACCGCCTTCGATGGGAAACTTAAAAGCATTGACTACCCT GCATATTCAAGACAATCAAATATCTGGGACCCTGAATGTCCTGCAAGATCTCCCTCTGAAAGATTT GAATATACAGAATAATCTTTTCTCTGGTCCTGTGCCAACGAAGTTATTCAATGTCCCAAACTTTCA GAGggatggcaacccatttaatactAGCATAGCTCCATCTCCACTGCCTGCTGCACCAGCACCATCTCCATCACTATCACCTTCAACAGGGCATGTCCCCTCAAAAGAACCTACAAAGTCGCCTGATGTGACAAATGGAAGTTCTCCAGCATCAGGAAAACATACTATTTGGACAGTCAAGTTCGTTGGATACATTCTTGTTGGGGTGGTATCAGCAGTGGTTATTGTGTTAATGGTAATGTTTTGTGTATCCAAGCACAAAGAAAGGAAGTCAAAGAAAGATGTGCATCCGAAAAGCAAGATAGGAAGGGAACCTCAGAGGCTTGGAGAGCCTAAAATCAAGGAAGTGCCGGAAATAAAGGAACATTTGGTAAAACCTACGAATACTGTAGGGAAAG CTTCAAATGTGGTTTCTAATACAAGTGAGGAGCTGAAAGTCAATGCATCGATGAATG CTACTAATGTTGCTTATAACGCAAAGGAAAAGGAGGCTACATTATATTCGCCGATGAGAG CTATTCCTGGGGTGATCACGAAGAAACAAAAGGAGCATGTTATTGATATGGAAAAATCTGATGATTTTGTGGAAGAACCACTGCGTCTTCCGCAGTCTGTTGCGCCGCGTACTGAAAAAGCCACTGTCAGTCCCAGTGTTCGTACTAAAAAGGGGAGAGTACCTTCACTCGGGAAGATAGATCTTAGAACTACTGTCAAGTCCTTCTCTGTTGCATCCCTTCAACAATATACCAACAGTTTCAGTGAAGAAAATTTGATAAGAGATAGCAGGTTTGGTAAAGTATATCTGGCGGAACTTCCTGATGGAGAG attttagaagttttgaagaTTGACATTGATAACTCAAGAGTACCAGTTGATGTCTTTCTAGAACTAGTTGTGAACATTTCAGAACTAAGTCATCCTAATATACTTGCGCTTGTGGGATACTGTGCGGAGTTTGAGCAGCGGCTACTTGTCTACGAGCATTGTAGTAAGATGACTCTACATGACGAACTCCATTATGTTGATGAACCCAGCAACGCATTGTCATGGAATGCTCGTCTCCAAGTTGCTGTGGAAGCAGCAAAGGCATTACA ATATCTTCATGATGGCCGTCAACCACCACTTGTACATCAAAATTTTGAACCATCTGTTGTTCTCCTTAATAGCACTTTGGCAGTCCAAATTTCCGAGTGTGGACTTGCATCGCTGTCTCAG TTATCTGGCAGTTTGCATGCCTTGTTCCATTATGAAGCCCCAGAAGTGCATGAATCCAGATCATTCAGTGATCGAAGCGACGTTTACAGCTTTGGCGTCGTTATGTTGGAACTTCTAACAGGACGTGAACCTTATGACAG TTCCCGTCCACGTGCTGAGCAACATCTGGTGCGATGGGCCTCTACTCAGCTTTATGATATTGATGCCATATCAAAGATGGTAGATCCTTTGATTAGAGGACAATGTTCTGAAAAGGCTTTGTCGCGTTTCGCTGATGTCATTGGCAGCTGTATTCAG CCTGAGCCAGAATTCAGGCCACCAATGTCCGAAGTTGTCCAAGCCCTAACTCGTATGGTCAGCGACGCGGCAAAGGCTTCCATGTAA